From a single Candidatus Synechococcus calcipolaris G9 genomic region:
- a CDS encoding glycosyltransferase family 2 protein, which translates to MFLSVVIPTYNRLPILQKCLIALENQQLNHPQITDYEVIVVDDGSTDETIPWLMEHSSEVPHVRLLQQEHGGPAIARNLGIQQSQGDIIVFIDSDLVVLKNFLQCHGEALLEAQRTLGSDRCFTYGAVINTSNFENPTAEPYKITDFSAAFFATGNVAIPKHWLETAGLFDPQFQLYGWEDLELGVRLKALGLKLIKCPKAVGYHWHPPFTLDQIPHLIEKEIQRGRMGVLFYQKHPTWDVRLMIQMTWLHRLLWGGLSFGGSLNEKTLAPLLQWLIDRGKPQVASEVARIFLNWYNVQGVYAAYRESLSTG; encoded by the coding sequence GTGTTTTTATCTGTTGTTATTCCCACCTATAACCGCCTACCCATTTTACAAAAGTGTCTGATAGCCCTGGAAAACCAGCAATTGAATCACCCCCAGATCACTGACTATGAGGTGATTGTGGTGGATGATGGCTCCACGGATGAAACGATCCCTTGGCTGATGGAGCATTCCTCTGAAGTTCCCCATGTGCGTCTGTTGCAGCAGGAACATGGTGGCCCGGCCATTGCCCGTAACTTGGGGATTCAGCAGTCCCAGGGAGACATTATTGTCTTTATTGATAGTGATTTAGTGGTTTTGAAAAACTTCCTGCAATGTCACGGGGAAGCCCTACTGGAGGCCCAGCGAACTCTGGGGAGCGATCGCTGTTTCACCTATGGAGCCGTCATTAATACCTCTAACTTTGAGAATCCAACGGCGGAACCCTATAAGATAACAGACTTTTCGGCAGCTTTTTTTGCCACTGGCAATGTGGCTATTCCCAAGCATTGGCTAGAAACCGCGGGACTGTTTGATCCCCAGTTTCAACTCTATGGCTGGGAGGATCTGGAGTTGGGGGTCAGGCTCAAGGCCTTAGGCTTAAAACTAATCAAATGTCCAAAGGCGGTAGGGTATCATTGGCATCCTCCCTTTACCCTGGATCAAATTCCTCATCTTATCGAGAAGGAAATTCAACGGGGGCGGATGGGGGTCTTATTTTATCAAAAGCATCCCACCTGGGATGTTCGTTTAATGATTCAAATGACCTGGCTCCATCGTCTGCTCTGGGGGGGGCTGTCCTTTGGCGGCAGCTTAAATGAAAAAACCCTAGCACCCTTACTGCAATGGCTCATTGATCGGGGTAAACCCCAGGTTGCCTCCGAAGTTGCCCGTATTTTCCTAAACTGGTACAACGTCCAGGGGGTATATGCGGCCTATCGGGAGTCCTTATCCACAGGTTGA
- a CDS encoding DUF697 domain-containing protein has protein sequence MVAFARLDVGLDSWFLILGGVGAVGYWWLRSPQSIPKTDSTPNLPLSSAHIRASLRATETTLEEIANPQERHNLHRQCQRIQADLERTTLSIGILGLPGVGKQRLQEGLEAANLGDCQFQQGTLAAPPTVDLVLFMINGDLTATEVEFLEVLHRYGQRLVLVWNQFSLSHPADLIQVKQALGQRLQGISYLGTLISLNLPPHSPAIAVETIAPVVTGLRQILAQERTALILASAHRQANAVQNQAKIALDQSRRDRALPVIQRYQWLGAGAAAINPIPLLDLVVTGGLLVRLTLELGQIYQRQFSLTQAQPLAKELLQLLVQLGAIEVGSQSLLHWLKGNSLTYLAGSCLQGASAAYLIQVSGLSLIEHFQSLPANESPQSRGHLRRSIEQILAQVKLQPLLGLNGQV, from the coding sequence ATGGTGGCATTTGCCCGATTAGATGTTGGCCTTGATTCATGGTTCCTGATCCTGGGCGGAGTCGGGGCTGTTGGCTACTGGTGGTTGAGATCGCCCCAATCCATACCCAAAACGGATTCAACACCTAACCTGCCCCTCAGTTCGGCCCATATCCGTGCAAGTTTAAGGGCAACGGAAACAACCCTAGAAGAAATTGCCAACCCGCAGGAACGGCACAACCTCCATCGCCAATGCCAACGGATTCAAGCAGATTTAGAGCGCACCACCCTAAGCATTGGAATTTTGGGCTTACCAGGGGTGGGAAAACAGCGTCTCCAGGAGGGTTTAGAGGCAGCCAATTTAGGCGATTGCCAATTTCAGCAAGGAACCTTAGCCGCGCCGCCCACGGTGGATTTAGTATTATTTATGATCAATGGGGATTTGACGGCCACGGAAGTGGAATTCCTGGAGGTACTGCATCGTTACGGACAACGGCTAGTCCTGGTGTGGAATCAATTTAGTCTCTCCCATCCGGCGGATCTGATCCAAGTGAAACAGGCCCTAGGGCAACGACTTCAGGGGATCAGCTATCTAGGAACCCTGATTTCCCTGAATCTGCCCCCCCATTCTCCTGCCATAGCCGTTGAAACCATTGCCCCCGTTGTCACCGGATTGCGGCAAATTCTGGCTCAGGAACGAACTGCCTTGATTTTAGCGTCGGCCCATCGTCAGGCCAATGCGGTACAGAACCAAGCCAAAATCGCCCTAGATCAAAGCCGTCGCGATCGCGCCTTGCCGGTTATTCAGCGGTATCAGTGGTTAGGGGCAGGAGCAGCGGCCATTAATCCCATTCCCCTGTTGGATTTAGTGGTGACGGGGGGATTGTTGGTGCGGCTAACCCTGGAACTGGGGCAAATTTATCAGCGACAGTTTAGTTTGACCCAGGCCCAACCCCTAGCCAAGGAGCTTTTGCAATTATTGGTGCAGTTGGGGGCGATCGAAGTGGGCAGCCAGTCCCTACTCCATTGGCTGAAGGGGAATAGTCTCACCTATCTGGCGGGCAGTTGCTTGCAGGGAGCCAGTGCCGCCTATTTAATTCAGGTGAGTGGTCTGAGCTTGATTGAGCATTTTCAAAGCCTCCCTGCCAATGAATCCCCCCAGAGTCGGGGGCATTTGCGCCGCAGTATTGAGCAGATTTTGGCCCAAGTGAAGTTGCAACCACTTTTGGGTTTGAATGGACAAGTGTGA
- a CDS encoding Era-like GTP-binding protein: protein MDKCDGGQPNSLRADPLGLTLTCLGELVAWHETYHAEFLDEWAELYRLGDRLGNPVWQISVLGQVSRGKSALLNALYGEPVFPVGPLHGVTQWPRTVRWQVRIGEQHYPVDLTDTPGLDEVAGNQQAEMAWATTEAADLILFVTAGPLGDRELEALGQLQGQNLPLFLVANKQDLYPDWTAEKLTQQMTTAGLASILQYQLPIFLTTQKTNPPHPGLESLNCAIATWVQQDAPHRRARHILERAIALEKKLGSALGEAKTPVLHQRLVPLLGFQVGLVMICPWNGLDILWGLLGYLLLIRRLCQGYAIPLPLHQAKTLMSTMFFALSLLYLVGWGEHFFSLPGETQGFWSASFLQAGIVAWGHVQLRRRLESYLRQGYLWGRQGPEKLLSLMEPEIRP from the coding sequence ATGGACAAGTGTGATGGGGGTCAGCCCAACTCCCTCAGGGCGGATCCTCTGGGACTGACCCTAACCTGTTTAGGGGAATTAGTCGCTTGGCATGAAACCTACCACGCTGAATTTCTGGATGAATGGGCGGAGTTATATCGCTTGGGCGATCGCCTTGGCAATCCTGTATGGCAAATCAGTGTTTTGGGCCAGGTGAGTCGTGGCAAGTCGGCCCTGTTAAATGCCCTGTATGGTGAACCCGTTTTTCCCGTGGGGCCGCTCCACGGTGTCACCCAATGGCCCCGCACCGTGCGTTGGCAGGTAAGAATTGGCGAGCAGCACTATCCCGTGGATTTAACCGATACCCCAGGCTTAGATGAAGTCGCCGGCAATCAGCAAGCAGAGATGGCCTGGGCAACCACGGAAGCCGCCGATCTCATCCTTTTTGTGACAGCAGGCCCCTTGGGCGATCGCGAACTGGAAGCCCTCGGTCAACTCCAGGGGCAAAACTTACCGCTTTTTCTTGTGGCCAATAAACAGGATCTCTACCCGGACTGGACAGCGGAAAAATTAACCCAACAAATGACAACGGCCGGTTTAGCCAGTATTTTGCAGTATCAGCTACCTATTTTTCTAACGACCCAGAAAACCAATCCGCCCCATCCAGGTCTAGAAAGCCTCAACTGCGCGATCGCCACCTGGGTACAGCAGGATGCCCCCCATCGTCGGGCCCGCCACATCCTGGAACGGGCGATCGCTCTTGAAAAAAAGCTGGGATCTGCCCTAGGGGAAGCCAAAACCCCCGTACTCCACCAACGTCTTGTTCCCCTGCTCGGCTTCCAGGTGGGTTTAGTCATGATCTGTCCCTGGAATGGTCTGGATATTCTTTGGGGTCTCCTAGGCTATCTCCTGTTAATTCGGCGATTGTGTCAAGGCTATGCCATCCCCCTACCCCTGCATCAAGCTAAGACGTTAATGAGTACAATGTTTTTTGCCCTATCTTTGCTGTACTTAGTTGGTTGGGGTGAGCATTTTTTCAGTCTTCCCGGAGAAACCCAGGGGTTTTGGTCAGCCTCCTTTCTGCAAGCGGGTATTGTCGCCTGGGGCCATGTCCAACTCCGTCGCCGTTTAGAGAGCTATCTACGCCAAGGGTATCTCTGGGGACGACAGGGGCCAGAAAAACTATTGAGCCTTATGGAGCCTGAAATCCGCCCCTAA
- a CDS encoding LIC_10190 family membrane protein, giving the protein MLLLLLWSGLLIFSELWGSALLGWFSPVICRCAPRYLLLSVWVGLLSYAIILLGLSLVWPLSLPLGLAVAVLGSCGSLALPHTRRHLYHHYHRLSGGHWLGILGLGGLASMYASRTMVSLTPSIYDLGLYHFGLIQWLSDYGTVPGLGLIHQRFTFTSAWFSLAAVFNHGVLQGRVYSFLGGFVFWLFLLQFSLTIAKLWRRKPSSIPQWVDWFNLSFLCLVLPSILRWEMPITATPDFPVILLVLLIVQVGNLLITKYRFLKNDPMPTGLLLGLAAATVALKLSAFPLLFGALGLHGYLKSWQWRRLQILKVSMVIAMPLLIWLGVNLVTSGCIAFPALPICLPVSWGLRAEDGTMITQAIREWAQWSGPKPENAGFWLLHWFLYEGEAAFLTLWTMVVLTLGLGRGYGRPSQSLWIGSVALGGMAFVLISAPTLRFGLGYFVLLPSLMVADVCHRRSPLGGLTIVALSLLAMDLWMGVSPWRWELIGIVLAINALVYLSKRPIVSRTLFFLGLSILAVYQLNVLAETLYLSPHLELDQEQGGDRWWRPALLPTPPLMQHQTATFAYVTPAQGDTCWYAPLPCTPNLSRSPVELKDTRRGFRGGFQAP; this is encoded by the coding sequence GTGCTGCTACTTTTATTGTGGTCGGGCCTGCTGATCTTCAGTGAACTTTGGGGGTCGGCCCTTCTGGGATGGTTCTCCCCAGTTATTTGCCGTTGCGCCCCTAGGTATCTACTGCTTTCTGTCTGGGTTGGCCTCCTGAGCTATGCCATCATTCTCCTCGGTCTTTCCTTGGTATGGCCCCTATCCCTCCCCCTAGGCTTAGCCGTTGCTGTTTTAGGGAGTTGCGGCAGCCTAGCCCTACCCCACACCCGCCGCCACCTCTACCACCATTATCATCGGTTGTCCGGGGGGCATTGGTTGGGAATCCTGGGTCTGGGGGGATTGGCCAGTATGTATGCCAGTCGCACTATGGTGAGCCTCACGCCGAGTATCTATGATTTAGGACTCTATCATTTTGGCTTGATTCAATGGTTATCGGATTACGGCACGGTTCCAGGATTGGGATTAATTCACCAACGATTTACCTTCACCTCCGCCTGGTTTTCCTTAGCGGCTGTATTCAACCATGGGGTACTTCAGGGACGGGTCTATAGCTTTTTGGGTGGTTTTGTTTTTTGGTTATTTCTGTTGCAGTTCAGTTTAACGATTGCCAAACTCTGGCGGAGAAAGCCGTCTAGTATCCCCCAGTGGGTTGATTGGTTTAACTTGAGCTTTCTATGCCTTGTATTGCCCTCCATTTTGCGTTGGGAGATGCCCATAACCGCAACCCCTGATTTTCCAGTCATTTTATTAGTCCTTCTTATCGTGCAGGTGGGGAATCTCTTAATAACAAAATATCGATTTCTTAAAAACGATCCAATGCCAACGGGACTTTTGTTGGGTTTAGCTGCGGCTACGGTTGCCCTAAAATTAAGTGCCTTTCCTCTCCTTTTTGGGGCCCTAGGTCTCCATGGGTATCTCAAATCATGGCAATGGCGGCGGCTGCAAATCCTGAAAGTGAGTATGGTGATTGCCATGCCGCTGCTCATCTGGTTGGGGGTTAATCTGGTGACATCGGGGTGTATTGCTTTCCCCGCCCTACCGATTTGTTTACCCGTGTCCTGGGGACTCAGGGCTGAGGATGGGACAATGATCACCCAAGCAATTCGCGAATGGGCCCAGTGGTCGGGCCCTAAACCGGAAAATGCTGGCTTTTGGCTGCTCCATTGGTTTCTTTACGAAGGGGAGGCAGCCTTTTTAACCCTTTGGACTATGGTGGTGTTGACCTTAGGTTTAGGTCGGGGCTATGGCCGCCCATCCCAATCCCTTTGGATTGGCAGTGTTGCCTTAGGCGGTATGGCATTTGTGTTGATCTCCGCCCCCACCCTTAGATTTGGCTTAGGTTACTTCGTTTTATTGCCGAGTTTAATGGTGGCTGATGTCTGTCACCGGCGATCGCCCCTAGGGGGATTGACAATCGTGGCCCTATCCCTATTAGCCATGGATCTATGGATGGGGGTCAGTCCATGGCGATGGGAGTTGATTGGGATTGTTTTAGCCATCAATGCCCTTGTTTACCTCTCCAAGCGACCCATAGTATCCCGGACGTTATTTTTCCTGGGTCTCAGCATTTTGGCCGTCTATCAACTCAATGTACTGGCAGAAACCCTGTACTTGTCTCCCCACCTGGAGCTTGATCAAGAACAGGGGGGCGATCGCTGGTGGCGGCCTGCTCTTTTACCGACTCCCCCCTTAATGCAGCACCAGACCGCAACCTTTGCCTACGTTACACCAGCCCAAGGAGATACCTGCTGGTATGCCCCCCTGCCTTGCACCCCCAACTTAAGCCGCAGTCCCGTGGAATTGAAGGATACCCGCCGAGGATTTAGGGGCGGATTTCAGGCTCCATAA
- a CDS encoding M48 family metalloprotease yields MAKHDSSFPADPRFLSGLAALNREDYTLAIAAFEAVWETHGDSSQGIKAQLHLVEAYTKAGQLQRATALCQVLSQSSRVKVKTWANRTLNILQEKYSDSPPIESPPVLPSRHWTRQSLRTVHGWRLMAIQVLTVGVIAWLLQQLIVAGLPPFLEWISRFWSVLWILIAWKNSLAWALVGVIGLILLSGLPWFWDLFLRWHYPMETMDLKALSQYSPEAVTLIGQLPWNWRQPQPKWGRLDTPIPLIFSYGHIHRRIIVSQGLLDALPDGALAGLIGIELMNLRRGYNVLASAMVLTLQLPYQFYLWFAGAGDRLLPQKKQDHGLFILRKILYLILGLVAIASYLIFKALEGLMFWSNRVRNYYGDRQGAALTGNPNGIATAWLELMALTASTVKEQRQMPALLERFTLLLPIDPWLGAMVGRLPVDWPAIVHWDHHHPLRGWLSLTASHRPFGSRLLGLMAYARYWNLEPLFHLDFSPRSKKSSLQRGWLQLTPFWGISAGLILAVVFWQWGQFALKSGRLAYPFWWFGELPVMLTGFITIGLGLGILLRINANYPTLRPTSEMGPPLSQLLGRSLALPLDSSAVQLQGRLLGPLGLRNCLGQNLFLDSPFGLWRLRCLAWWGPLWHVTILGQPSPQRWLGKIVTLRGWFRRSYCPWVEVDRLSCVTETKDDRPYLRCGAPYWATLIAFILIIYGILTFWGL; encoded by the coding sequence ATGGCAAAACACGACTCCTCATTTCCAGCGGATCCTCGCTTTCTGTCTGGCTTGGCAGCCCTCAATCGAGAGGATTATACTCTGGCAATCGCTGCCTTTGAAGCGGTTTGGGAAACCCATGGGGATAGTTCCCAAGGGATTAAAGCCCAACTCCATTTAGTGGAAGCCTATACCAAGGCGGGGCAATTGCAGCGGGCCACTGCCCTATGTCAGGTTCTAAGCCAAAGTTCTAGGGTCAAAGTTAAAACCTGGGCCAACCGCACCCTCAATATCCTTCAAGAAAAATACAGTGATTCCCCCCCCATAGAAAGCCCCCCTGTTCTCCCCAGCCGCCATTGGACTCGCCAATCCCTGCGAACTGTCCATGGGTGGCGATTGATGGCCATTCAAGTATTAACGGTTGGGGTTATTGCCTGGCTGTTACAGCAACTCATTGTGGCGGGTCTCCCCCCATTTTTAGAGTGGATCAGCCGCTTTTGGAGTGTCCTGTGGATTCTCATTGCCTGGAAAAATTCCCTAGCTTGGGCCCTAGTTGGGGTAATCGGTTTGATTCTCCTGAGTGGATTACCCTGGTTTTGGGATCTATTTCTACGCTGGCACTACCCAATGGAAACCATGGATCTCAAGGCTCTAAGTCAATACAGCCCCGAAGCCGTCACACTCATCGGACAGTTGCCCTGGAATTGGCGACAACCGCAGCCCAAATGGGGCCGTTTAGACACCCCCATTCCCCTCATTTTTAGCTACGGCCATATCCATCGCCGGATCATTGTCAGTCAAGGGCTGCTAGACGCTTTACCTGATGGGGCCCTAGCTGGCTTGATCGGGATTGAACTGATGAATTTGCGTCGGGGCTACAATGTTCTTGCTTCCGCCATGGTTTTGACGCTGCAATTACCCTATCAATTTTATCTATGGTTTGCCGGTGCGGGCGATCGCCTCCTTCCCCAAAAGAAACAGGATCATGGGCTATTTATCCTACGGAAAATTCTGTATCTGATCCTAGGGTTAGTGGCGATCGCCAGCTATCTCATTTTTAAGGCCCTAGAAGGACTCATGTTTTGGTCAAATCGGGTACGCAACTACTACGGCGATCGCCAAGGGGCTGCCCTGACTGGAAATCCCAATGGTATTGCCACCGCCTGGTTAGAACTCATGGCCCTCACCGCCAGTACGGTCAAAGAGCAACGGCAAATGCCCGCTCTCCTTGAACGATTCACCCTTTTGCTACCCATTGATCCCTGGCTAGGAGCCATGGTGGGACGACTGCCCGTGGATTGGCCGGCGATCGTCCATTGGGATCATCACCACCCCCTGCGAGGTTGGTTGAGCTTAACCGCATCCCACCGCCCCTTTGGTAGTCGCCTCCTTGGACTGATGGCCTATGCCCGCTATTGGAACCTTGAACCCCTGTTCCACCTTGACTTTTCACCCAGATCAAAAAAATCATCCTTGCAGCGGGGATGGTTGCAACTCACCCCCTTCTGGGGAATCTCTGCCGGGTTGATATTAGCCGTTGTCTTTTGGCAATGGGGTCAATTTGCCCTCAAATCCGGTCGCCTTGCCTACCCCTTTTGGTGGTTTGGCGAGTTACCCGTGATGCTAACCGGGTTTATCACCATTGGTTTGGGCCTGGGAATATTGCTACGGATTAATGCCAACTATCCCACCCTGCGGCCCACCTCAGAGATGGGGCCACCCCTAAGTCAACTCCTAGGGCGATCCCTGGCCCTACCCCTAGATAGTTCAGCGGTACAGCTTCAAGGGCGACTGTTGGGCCCCCTTGGTCTGAGAAACTGCCTGGGTCAAAATCTCTTTTTAGACAGTCCCTTTGGCCTGTGGCGATTACGTTGCCTGGCGTGGTGGGGCCCTCTCTGGCACGTAACTATCCTGGGTCAACCCTCTCCCCAGCGTTGGTTAGGCAAAATTGTTACCCTGCGGGGATGGTTTCGCCGCAGCTATTGTCCATGGGTCGAAGTGGATCGCCTCTCCTGTGTTACAGAAACAAAGGACGACCGGCCCTACCTTCGCTGCGGCGCACCCTACTGGGCCACGTTGATCGCCTTCATCCTGATCATCTATGGAATACTCACGTTTTGGGGGCTATGA
- the ubiE gene encoding bifunctional demethylmenaquinone methyltransferase/2-methoxy-6-polyprenyl-1,4-benzoquinol methylase UbiE, with amino-acid sequence MSETSAEIQALFNRIAPVYDRLNDRLSFGLHRVWKKMAVKWLDLSPGQSGLDICCGSGDLARLLARVVGGQGCVVGLDFAPAQLAIARERSGLYPQIQWHEGDALALPFPSHAFDGITMGYGLRNLTNIPRALGEMQRVLKPGGKVAILDFCQPQAPWLKEFQAWYLDTLVVPTAEQYGLKEDYAYLMPSLQRFPPPQQLIEYSQEAGFSNATAYPIAAGLMMVLVLRC; translated from the coding sequence ATGAGTGAGACATCCGCCGAAATTCAAGCTCTTTTTAATCGCATTGCCCCTGTCTACGATCGCCTCAACGATCGCCTCAGTTTTGGCCTACATCGGGTCTGGAAAAAAATGGCGGTGAAATGGCTCGACCTCAGTCCCGGTCAATCGGGCCTAGATATCTGTTGTGGCAGTGGGGATTTAGCCCGGCTATTAGCCCGTGTCGTGGGGGGCCAAGGGTGCGTTGTTGGCTTAGATTTTGCCCCAGCCCAACTCGCCATTGCCCGGGAACGGAGTGGATTGTACCCGCAAATTCAGTGGCACGAGGGAGATGCCCTGGCCCTACCCTTTCCGTCCCATGCCTTTGATGGCATCACCATGGGCTATGGTTTGCGAAATTTAACGAATATCCCCCGGGCCCTAGGGGAAATGCAACGAGTCTTAAAACCTGGGGGCAAGGTCGCCATTCTGGATTTTTGCCAACCGCAAGCCCCTTGGCTCAAGGAATTTCAGGCGTGGTATTTAGATACCTTGGTTGTACCAACCGCAGAGCAGTATGGACTCAAGGAAGACTACGCCTACTTGATGCCCAGTCTCCAGCGATTTCCACCGCCACAGCAACTAATTGAGTATAGTCAAGAGGCTGGATTTAGCAATGCCACTGCTTACCCAATCGCAGCAGGCTTAATGATGGTTTTGGTTTTGCGCTGTTAA
- a CDS encoding chloride channel protein, giving the protein MTIRPKLSYSHLLFYALIVGVLGGLVATAFYMALEGGFTILWGTIPGRATALEWSHLLPHLWAVTALGGLLVGLSVKYFGATAGLTTAVEEIHTDGKLSYRHLPGMALASWLSLIFGSSAGPESPLIDINGGLGSWLGDRLKLHPQETRILTLCGMGAGMGVFFSAPLGAALFVLEVPHRRSLEFFEAIIPTLLSSFCGFAIFRVITGQTIGGIYRFPSYDQLRPIDILSAIFLGAVGAGLGIVFIQIHHALGRFLQPLQRYSLLLITLGGAAIGLIAMAFPITLFYGEHEIQMIIDKGTTISAHLLLTIALFKLVALSICLHSGFRGGVVFPLFFVGACLGMAVHQLIPTIPLAVALVCAMAAISVAIVKSPMGMVVILTIISHTAIMPLVTTAALTSYFLSQGFAFIPTQRSRRDATEFF; this is encoded by the coding sequence ATGACTATTCGCCCGAAATTATCCTATAGTCATTTACTGTTCTATGCCTTGATCGTCGGTGTCCTAGGGGGCTTGGTTGCCACCGCCTTTTACATGGCCCTAGAGGGCGGGTTTACGATTCTTTGGGGAACCATCCCCGGTCGAGCAACAGCCTTAGAGTGGTCCCATTTGCTCCCCCACCTCTGGGCAGTAACGGCCTTGGGAGGGCTACTGGTGGGGCTATCCGTTAAATATTTTGGGGCCACCGCAGGACTCACCACCGCAGTCGAAGAAATTCATACCGATGGCAAACTGAGCTACCGTCATCTTCCCGGCATGGCCCTGGCCTCCTGGTTATCTTTGATTTTTGGCAGTAGTGCCGGCCCGGAAAGTCCCCTCATTGATATTAATGGCGGGCTGGGCAGTTGGCTGGGCGATCGCCTGAAACTTCATCCCCAGGAAACACGTATTTTGACCCTATGTGGCATGGGGGCAGGCATGGGAGTCTTTTTCTCTGCCCCCCTAGGAGCGGCCCTATTCGTCCTCGAAGTTCCCCACCGTCGTAGTTTAGAATTTTTTGAAGCGATTATTCCCACATTGCTCTCCTCGTTTTGCGGCTTTGCCATCTTTCGGGTGATCACCGGCCAAACCATTGGGGGGATTTATCGGTTTCCTAGCTATGATCAACTCCGTCCCATTGATATTTTGTCCGCTATTTTCCTTGGGGCGGTGGGGGCAGGCCTAGGCATTGTTTTTATCCAAATTCACCATGCCCTAGGGCGATTTTTACAACCCCTACAGCGGTATTCCCTTTTACTCATTACCCTAGGTGGTGCGGCGATCGGCCTCATTGCCATGGCTTTTCCCATTACCCTGTTTTATGGTGAGCATGAGATCCAGATGATTATTGACAAGGGGACAACGATTAGTGCCCACCTATTACTGACGATCGCCCTTTTTAAGCTCGTTGCCCTCAGTATTTGCCTCCATAGTGGCTTTCGCGGCGGCGTTGTTTTTCCCCTCTTTTTTGTCGGAGCCTGTCTGGGTATGGCCGTCCATCAACTTATTCCCACGATTCCCTTAGCGGTGGCCCTCGTTTGTGCCATGGCAGCAATTTCGGTGGCCATTGTCAAAAGCCCCATGGGTATGGTTGTCATCCTAACGATTATTTCCCACACGGCGATTATGCCCCTCGTCACCACCGCTGCCCTCACCAGTTATTTTTTGAGCCAGGGCTTTGCCTTTATCCCCACCCAGCGATCGCGACGGGATGCCACGGAATTTTTCTAG
- a CDS encoding NAD(P)H-dependent glycerol-3-phosphate dehydrogenase: protein MATFPRVLLLGLGAWGQTLFRLLADRGCQVHGWQRSQGPITKDMVDGIDLLVSALPIKAVRSQAIALEALGLAKSVICVSATKGLELSTAATAADIWQSLLPEHSLVVLSGPNLATEINQGLPAAAVVGGDLEVAASVQSLLGSSHFRIYTNPDLRGVEMGGIFKNVIAIACGVNDGLGLGVNARSALITRGLLELVRVGTHWGGTMPTFYGLSGLGDLLATCTSSLSRNYQVGWHLSQGKTIDAALDSIIGTAEGVNTALVLVDYAQTHQLPIPITAAVAAVICQTLTPTEAIAQLLERPFKPEVYQNVV from the coding sequence ATGGCCACATTCCCCAGGGTTCTACTGCTGGGTCTAGGGGCTTGGGGCCAAACTCTGTTTAGGCTATTGGCTGATCGGGGGTGTCAGGTTCACGGCTGGCAACGTTCCCAGGGGCCCATAACCAAAGATATGGTGGATGGTATTGACCTATTGGTGTCAGCCTTGCCCATTAAGGCGGTACGCAGTCAGGCGATCGCCCTAGAAGCTTTGGGTCTGGCAAAGTCCGTCATCTGTGTGAGTGCAACTAAGGGGCTGGAACTCTCTACCGCTGCCACCGCCGCAGATATCTGGCAGTCATTACTACCAGAGCATTCCCTAGTGGTTTTATCCGGGCCCAACCTGGCCACTGAAATTAATCAGGGTCTACCCGCCGCCGCAGTCGTTGGTGGCGATTTAGAGGTAGCCGCATCGGTGCAGAGTCTCCTTGGCAGTTCCCACTTTCGCATTTATACCAATCCCGATCTCCGGGGCGTAGAAATGGGCGGTATTTTCAAAAATGTCATTGCCATTGCCTGTGGCGTGAATGATGGCCTAGGGCTTGGGGTGAATGCTCGCTCAGCCCTGATTACCCGAGGATTACTAGAATTAGTGCGGGTGGGAACCCACTGGGGCGGCACAATGCCCACGTTTTATGGACTCTCAGGGCTTGGGGATCTCTTGGCCACCTGTACCAGTTCCCTCAGTCGCAATTACCAAGTGGGCTGGCATTTGTCCCAGGGAAAAACCATTGACGCGGCCCTAGATAGTATTATCGGCACCGCTGAAGGGGTAAATACGGCCCTGGTTTTAGTGGACTATGCCCAAACCCACCAATTACCCATACCGATTACGGCGGCTGTTGCGGCAGTCATTTGCCAAACCTTGACCCCCACCGAGGCGATCGCCCAGTTATTAGAGCGTCCCTTCAAACCAGAAGTTTATCAAAACGTAGTCTAG